In a genomic window of Scyliorhinus torazame isolate Kashiwa2021f chromosome 5, sScyTor2.1, whole genome shotgun sequence:
- the LOC140417763 gene encoding uncharacterized protein gives MSRSEIVERNSQFEKSPITSIENTVYGCLSQSVTQSPAAVTREECQSLTISCVLDSGGYTVKLKSGDFFRQTQPGTQRERISSGGRFVVTVNEAARTFWLEIRDVRVEDSATYYCKAQYQYWSTQTVSLCNTWYDASAEGSGTVVTVTADSCPLVSKNPPLQTSAPGDTVTLNWEYSGFCQYTAHWYRQSSGQAPEYLLQRHTSGQENKGNAAGGRISASIDTAKRISRLKISKLQQSDSAVYYCDLSRRAAQ, from the exons ATGTCCCGGTCCGAGATTGTCGAAAGAAATTCCCAATTTGAAAAAAGCCCGATAACCAGCATTGAAAACACAGTTTATG GatgtttgagtcagtcagtgacacagagcccGGCAGCGGTGACCAGGGAGGAGTGCCAGTCTCTCACCATCTCCTGTGTTTTAGATAGTGGAGGCTATACTGTTAAATTGAAGAGCGGGGATTTCTTCAGACAAACCCAGCCCGGCACACAGCGGGAGCGGATCTCCAGCGGAGGGAGGTTTGTTGTGACGGTGAATGAAGCAGCAAGGACATTTTGGCTGGAAATTCGGGATGTGAGAGTTGAAGACAGCGCCACCTATTACTGTAAAGCTCAGTACCAATACTGGAGCACACA AACCGTGTCACTGTGTAATACGTGGTACGATGcttctgcagagggatctgggacggTGGTGACTGTCACAGCCG ATtcctgtcccttggtgtccaagaacCCGCCTCTCCAAACCTCTGCTCCAGGTGACACGGTTACTTTGAACTGGGAATATTCAGGGTTCTGTCAGTACACAGCACACTGGTACCGTCAGTCCTCAGGACAGGCTCCGGAATACTTGCTTCAGAGACACACTTCAGGACAGGAGAATAAAGGAAACGCTGCCGGTGGGAGAATTTCTGCTTCTATTGATACTGCCAAGAGAATCAGCCGGTTAAAGATCTCCAAACTTCAACAGAGCGACTCTGCTGTGTATTACTGTGATCTGAGCCGCCGCGcagcacagtga